In Streptomyces sp. NBC_00878, a single window of DNA contains:
- a CDS encoding DUF2277 domain-containing protein has protein sequence MCRSIKTLRPPVLPEEATEEDIRAAALQYVRKVSGFRAPAAHNREVFDHAVDAIAAATAELLDGLEIRGQTATSRQAG, from the coding sequence ATGTGCCGCAGCATCAAGACACTCCGACCGCCCGTCCTTCCCGAAGAGGCCACGGAGGAGGACATCCGCGCCGCCGCGCTCCAGTACGTCCGCAAGGTTTCCGGCTTCCGAGCCCCGGCCGCGCACAACCGCGAGGTCTTCGACCACGCGGTCGACGCGATCGCGGCGGCGACGGCCGAGCTCCTCGACGGCCTGGAGATACGAGGCCAGACGG